The genomic window NNNNNNNNNNNNNNNNNNNNNNNNNNNNNNNNNNNNNNNNNNNNNNNNNNNNNNNNNNNNNNNNNNNNNNNNNNNNNNNNNNNNNNNNNNNNNNNNNNNNNNNNNNNNNNNNNNNNNNNNNNNNNNNNNNNNNNNNNNNNNNNNNNNNNNNNNNNNNNNNNNNNNNNNNNNNNNNNNNNNNNNNNNNNNNNNNNNNNNNNNNNNNNNNNNNNNNNNNNNNNNNNNNNNNNNNNNNNNNNNNNNNNNNNNNNNNNNNNNNNNNNNNNNNNNNNNNNNNNNNNNNNNNNNNNNNNNNNNNNNNNNNNNNNNNNNNNNNNNNNNNNNNNNNNNNNNNNNNNNNNNNNNNNNNNNNNNNNNNNNNNNNNNNNNNNNNNNNNNNNNNNNNNNNNNNNNNNNNNNNNNNNNNNNNNNNNNNNNNNNNNNNNNNNNNNNNNNNNNNNNNNNNNNNNNNNNNNNNNNNNNNNNNNNNNNNNNNNNNNNNNNNNNNNNNNNNNNNNNNNNNNNNNNNNNNNNNNNNNNNNNNNNNNNNNNNNNNNNNNNNNNNNNNNNNNNNNNNNNNNNNNNNNNNNNNNNNNNNNNNNNNNNNNNNNNNNNNNNNNNNNNNNNNNNNNNNNNNNNNNNNNNNNNNNNNNNNNNNNNNNNNNNNNNNNNNNNNNNNNNNNNNNNNNNNNNNNNNNNNNNNNNNNNNNNNNNNNNNNNNNNNNNNNNNNNNNNNNNNNNNNNNNNNNNNNNNNNNNNNNNNNNNNNNNNNNNNNNNNNNNNNNNNNNNNNNNNNNNNNNNNNNNNNNNNNNNNNNNNNNNNNNNNNNNNNNNNNNNNNNNNNNNNNNNNNNNNNNNNNNNNNNNNNNNNNNNNNNNNNNNNNNNNNNNNNNNNNNNNNNNNNNNNNNNNNNNNNNNNNNNNNNNNNNNNNNNNNNNNNNNNNNNNNNNNNNNNNNNNNNNNNNNNNNNNNNNNNNNNNNNNNNNNNNNNNNNNNNNNNNNNNNNNNNNNNNNNNNNNNNNNNNNNNNNNNNNNNNNNNNNNNNNNNNNNNNNNNNNNNNNNNNNNNNNNNNNNNNNNNNNNNNNNNNNNNNNNNNNNNNNNNNNNNNNNNNNNNNNNNNNNNNNNNNNNNNNNNNNNNNNNNNNNNNNNNNNNNNNNNNNNNNNNNNNNNNNNNNNNNNNNNNNNNNNNNNNNNNNNNNNNNNNNNNNNNNNNNNNNNNNNNNNNNNNNNNNNNNNNNNNNNNNNNNNNNNNNNNNNNNNNNNNNNNNNNNNNNNNNNNNNNNNNNNNNNNNNNNNNNNNNNNNNNNNNNNNNNNNNNNNNNNNNNNNNNNNNNNNNNNNNNNNNNNNNNNNNNNNNNNNNNNNNNNNNNNNNNNNNNNNNNNNNNNNNNNNNNNNNNNNNNNNNNNNNNNNNNNNNNNNNNNNNNNNNNNNNNNNNNNNNNNNNNNNNNNNNNNNNNNNNNNNNNNNNNNNNNNNNNNNNNNNNNNNNNNNNNNNNNNNNNNNNNNNNNNNNNNNNNNNNNNNNNNNNNNNNNNNNNNNNNNNNNNNNNNNNNNNNNNNNNNNNNNNNNNNNNNNNNNNNNNNNNNNNNNNNNNNNNNNNNNNNNNNNNNNNNNNNNNNNNNNNNNNNNNNttggttcaatcttatgcttctaactactcaactagcatcaaagtactattaacttgggcattgatcctagtttagtgaattaaacaagctaacaaggcaaaactcatcatagatccctaatgcaaataattaacagtcctacatgaaacatgctaaacaagatgctattattcaatgcaaactacatgaacactctttttataaagatttatgaaaattttttaaatttttaggatttttctatgccttagatgctatgcaaatactaacataatgatgctaaaaatttgaaataagaaaacaaaacataacgtcaaatgctatctcaaaccctcccccaaacttaaattacacagttccttgtgtaataaaaattttTAAGTGGATTCAagattgaaataagaaaactaaacaTGAGATGAAATGGTATTTACAATGAAATGGTGATGTTGGCACCTTATTGGTTGTGGAAGAAAGTGTCTACATGCTCATTCATGCTGTCAAAGGTGTATTGGGAgcttggatttggatttggaggtGGAGAAGGAGGCAACTCGACTATAGCCATCGATTGGTACTCGGTcaagtgctcggtcgagtggggtGGTCGAGTTGGCTGCCGagtctgtttttcttcttctgtttagaCCCCCTTTCTTCCCTGATCATGAgaacaccaaaacaaatatcaaaataccaaaaccctaaacaatatgtacagagataccttagggacttcctccctagtgagcttgtttaaagtcactaagtttgacttttgatgccttttaaGGCTTGGTTTGGAGTCCAAGGAGGTGTTGAAATCCCCCTGGTTCTACTTGATAACCTTGGTGCTgtttcttgatcactacctccttaacacttgaactttgtttcttcttaaacttgagtcttggtcttgccttcttcaaagacctcttgttgagctgAACTTGAAGTTCCTTCACTAAACCAGCTAACACTTGAACTGATTCCTTGAGCTCTTGGACAGTCTTGGCTTGGGCTGAACCTTTAATCCTAGggtcctctccatcctcaaAAACTTCAGAACTAGCTTTTCTCTCTACCACAAAGTGCTGACCTTCAATAGTAGGTTGATATGTTGaattcttgatgtcaaacttcatagtgaagtctttaGCAAGGTGGAGCTTGATGGTTCCCATCTTAACATCAATTACAGCCCCagctgtggctaagaatggtctccccaagatgagaggatcttctgGCTCTTGATCCATGTTCATGATCACAAAATCAGTTGGAATCCTAGCCtcccctatcttgactggaaaattttcaattaatccaAGCACATCCCTCTTTGATCCATCTGCTAGGCCAATATAGAGATTGCAGGGCTTAAAATGTTCATACCCCAACTTCTCAGCAACTGAATATGGCATTAAGCTCACTGaagctcccaagtcacatagaCACTTGTTGAAGTGCATATAGCTAATGGAACAAGGTAGGTTAAATGAccctggatcttcaagctttgttgggataatagctttcccaatctctttcaaatccttcatGTCTTGATCTTGAGCCTTCTGCTTGGATAATTCAAGAAGCATGTCCTTGAGGACAGGATGTTGAGCATATTTTTCCAAGGgaggtcctctctcttcctctttcttctcaatgacaacctcttgttgtatggccatcacttccttcttttcaatcactttctcttgttgcaaagccatcatttctcttttctcaataatttcccttagttccttcagcttttgtgccttgaaacgtcctgggaatggtagaggtggtttgtaagcaggaggaatgtatctagcaggcttaacagcttctgtGTCTTCAACTCGATCGGTCACTCAGTCATGTACTCGATCGTAtgtgtggtcgagcacctggtcgagtggtTTCTGTGCTTCAGTCTGCTGAGTAAAACCTTCACTTTGGGCTTCAACTAGTGATGAATCCTCCCCACCTTGAACCTCACTTTCCTCAGTGACAACTTCTTCATAGAAGTGAATCGCTTTAGCTGTAAACTCCTTTGGGTTTTGAATAGCTGGTCCAGGAAGTTGGTTTGGCGTAGGAGCGGAAGTGGAAtcaatgttgctctccatgtaCTTGACCTTAGAGGTCAGACTCTCAAGCTTGTTACTCAGGTCAttagaataagaattcaacgTTTGGGTCATCTCAGCAAACTGCTTTGCTTCCTCAATCTGCTtattggcttgcccaagcaacatttgttgcatcatagctcttaagtcaggttcttggcCTTGATAGGTCTGAAACCCTGGAGGGTGACACAATTGAGCCTGGAAACCTGGTTGCTGGTGCATGGGTACATAATGGAACATACTGCTTTGAAACATGATTACTAACTCGAActgacactcggtcgagcacaagctcgagttgaaggtcgagtCATCTAAGATGAGAAGTCTTTTTGAATCCGGGTAGGGACTCGATCTGGTACTCAAACAGCAAATGGTCGAGTGGTAGCTCGAGTTGtaggtcgagttggtacctgagactcaaaacaaccaagcagatgaagaatTTGAATCAGTAGTGATCAAAGGagcaatagaacttaatcttagacttgtatagatcctaattgtcacaaacaaacactcaaatgggcaacgtcgccaaattcctattcatcccaatgatcaagaaaagacaacattcacatgttCATATAGTACCTTTGCATATAGgaggatgccatttggattatgtaatgctccagctacctttcaaaggtgcatgatgtcaatcttctctgatcttattgaggatgtggttgaagtttttatggatgacttctctttCTATGGAgattcattttcttcttgtcttgctaATCTATGCAGggttttaaagagatgtgaggagacaaatctaGTCTTGAATTGGGAaaagtgtcacttcatggttgaagaagggatagttcttggtcataagatttcagagaagggtattgaggttgacaaagcaaaaattgaagtcatggttcaacttcaaccaccaaaaacagtcaaggacataagaagctttcttggtcatGCTGGATTTTATAGAaggttcatcaaggatttctcaaagatagctaggccattgacaaggttgctttgcaaggagactgagttcaactttgatgaagattgcttgaaggctttcaaggagatcaaggcTGCTTTGATATCAGCCCCAATAGTCCAAGCTCCaaactgggatcttccatttgagattatgtgtgatgcttcagactttgcagtaggagcagttctgggacagaagaaagataagaagctgcatgttattcactatgcaagtaggaccttggatgaaactcaaggaagatattcaacaacagagaaagagcttcTAGCAGTGgtctttgcctttgaaaaattcagaagtTACTTAGTAGGGTCCAAGGTAATTGTgtacactgatcatgctgctttgaggcacatctactcaaagaaggacacaaaaccaaggttgttgagatggattttgcttctccaagagtttgacatggaaataTTTGATAAGAAagggatagagaatggagtagctgatcatttgtccagaatgaggatagaggaggagattccaatcgatgattcaatgcctgaggagaaaCTGATGCAAATTGGGACAACTCACCCAACTACTTGAACAAGCACTCGGTCGAGTATGTTTGGGCACTCGATCGAGCAGGATGAGATGGAGGAGTGGATGGCACTTGAAAGTGAAGATCTACCTTGGTATGCTGACATAGTAAATTACAAGGTGTGTGAAGAAATCCCAGCAGACATGGAcccttataagaagaaaaagctactcaaggacatcaatggatactattgggatgaaccttacttataAAAAAAGGGATCAGATGGGCTGTTTAGGAGGTGCATAGCAGAaaatgaagttgaaggagtgCTAGGGCATTGTCATGGTTCNNNNNNNNNNNNNNNNNNNNNNNNNNNNNNNNNNNNNNNNNNNNNNNNNNNNNNNNNNNNNNNNNNNNNNNNNNNNNNNNNNNNNNNNNNNNNNNNNNNNNNNNNNNNNNNNNNNNNNNNNNNNNNNNNNNNNNNNNNNNNNNNNNNNNNNNNNNNNNNNNNNNNNNNNNNNNNNNNNNNNNNNNNNNNNNNNNNNNNNNNNNNNNNNNNNNNNNNNNNNNNNNNNNNNNNNNNNNNNNNNNNNNNNNNNNNNNNNNNNNNNNNNNNNNNNNNNNNNNNNNNNNNNNNNNNNNNNNNNNNNNNNNNNNNNNNNNNNNNNNNNNNNNNNNNNNNNNNNNNNNNNNNNNNNNNNNNNNNNNNNNNNNNNNNNNNNNNNNNNNNNNNNNNNNNNNNNNNNNNNNNNNNNNNNNNNNNNNNNNNNNNNNNNNNNNNNNNNNNNNNNNNNNNNNNNNNNNNNNNNNNNNNNNNNNNNNNNNNNNNNNNNNNNNNNNNNNNNNNNNNNNNNNNNNNNNNNNNNNNNNNNNNNNNNNNNNNNNNNNNNNNNNNNNNNNNNNNNNNNNNNNNNNNNNNNNNNNNNNNNNNNNNNNNNNNNNNNNNNNNNNNNNNNNNNNNNNNNNNNNNNNNNNNNNNNNNNNNNNNNNNNNNNNNNNNNNNNNNNNNNNNNNNNNNNNNNNNNNNNNNNNNNNNNNNNNNNNNNNNNNNNNNNNNNNNNNNNNNNNNNNNNNNNNNNNNNNNNNNNNNNNNNNNNNNNNNNNNNNNNNNNNNNNNNNNNNNNNNNNNNNNNNNNNNNNNNNNNNNNNNNNNNNNNNNNNNNNNNNNNNNNNNNNNNNNNNNNNNNNNNNNNNNNNNNNNNNNNNNNNNNNNNNNNNNNNNNNNNNNNNNNNNNNNNNNNNNNNNNNNNNNNNNNNNNNNNNNNNNNNNNNNNNNNNNNNNNNNNNNNNNNNNNNNNNNNNNNNNNNNNNNNNNNNNNNNNNNNNNNNNNNNNNNNNNNNNNNNNNNNNNNNNNNNNNNNNNNNNNNNNNNNNNNNNNNNNNNNNNNNNNNNNNNNNNNNNNNNNNNNNNNNNNNNNNNNNNNNNNNNNNNNNNNNNNNNNNNNNNNNNNNNNNNNNNNNNNNNNNNNNNNNNNNNNNNNNNNNNNNNNNNNNNNNNNNNNNNNNNNNNNNNNNNNNNNNNNNNNNNNNNNNNNNNNNNNNNNNNNNNNNNNNNNNNNNNNNNNNNNNNNNNNNNNNNNNNNNNNNNNNNNNNNNNNNNNNNNNNNNNNNNNNNNNNNNNNNNNNNNNNNNNNNNNNNNNNNNNNNNNNNNNNNNNNNNNNNNNNNNNNNNNNNNNNNNNNNNNNNNNNNNNNNNNNNNNNNNNNNNNNNNNNNNNNNNNNNNNNNNNNNNNNNNNNNNNNNNNNNNNNNNNNNNNNNNNNNNNNNNNNNNNNNNNNNNNNNNNNNNNNNNNNNNNNNNNNNNNNNNNNNNNNNNNNNNNNNNNNNNNNNNNNNNNNNNNNNNNNNNNNNNNNNNNNNNNNNNNNNNNNNNNNNNNNNNNNNNNNNNNNNNNNNNNNNNNNNNNNNNNNNNNNNNNNNNNNNNNNNNNNNNNNNNNNNNNNNNNNNNNNNNNNNNNNNNNNNNNNNNNNNNNNNNNNNNNNNNNNNNNNNNNNNNNNNNNNNNNNNNNNNNNNNNNNNNNNNNNNNNNNNNNNNNNNNNNNNNNNNNNNNNNNNNNNNNNNNNNNNNNNNNNNNNNNNNtgaaatcagctacttggatcaacaagagtggtaaaaaggaaaaagatgatccaaatatgtgtatggtatccatgagtttaaaacaaTGCACAACCAgataattacaagtcaatattaggttcttataagtaggaaatgacatcaaatcacaacatgcttcaatttaaaccaaaatgcaatataggaattcaaggattggttcaatcttatgtttctagctcactcaactagcatcaaagtactattaacttgggcattgatcctaatCTAGCTaatttaaacaagttaacaaggctgaactcatcatagatccctaatgcNAAagtttctttcacacagaggactgtgtgatttaagtttgggggagggtttgagatagtatttgatgttgtgttttgttttcttatttcaattttttagcatcattatgttagtatttgcatagcatctaaggcatagaaaaatcctaaaaatttgaaaaatttgcaaaaatctttataaaaagagtgttcaggtagtttgcattgcataatagcatcttgtttagcatgtttcatgtaagactgttaattatttgcattagggatctatgatgagttttgccttcttagcttgtttaattcactaaactaggatcaatgcccaagttaatagtactttgatgctagttgagtagttagaagcataagattgaaccaagccttgaattcctgcattgcatttggtctaaattgaagcatgttgttatttgatgccatttcctacttataagaacctaatattgatttgtaattatcagtttgtgcattgctttaaactcatggataccatatacatatttggatcatctttctcctttttaccactcttgttgatccaagtagctgattgaatcattaaaatcagtttccaatacctttaaccaacccttctttcaagccatgtttattcttgagtgtgtaaggcctattttgggattgagcttggtagaaagtgttaggtttgaactgacaagaatattgccttgtgtagttctagtttgcaattttcaaactagataggactaggtgggtTAATTGTTGgatttgggacttggctgttgtgaaaaagaaaagaagaaaaaaaaaagaaagaaagaatgaaagaaaagaggagtatagcaaaatgcttttatgtcttaagaaataagaagaaaagggaaccatagcaataagaaagaacgccccattccactagttgattcaaataagaaacatctcctaaggcttgaaaacaaaagagaaaagggtatttgagaagagaagaagataaaaggtagaactaggatcatttgggtttagaatgataggatcaaacacttgggttacttttgggtagacaaggttttgttcttgtatgtgtctaagtgttcttacctttagcatttttttaaagctcaatccattttttatgagagaNNNNNNNNNNNNNNNNNNNNNNNNNNNNNNNNNNNNNNNNNNNNNNNNNNNNNNNNNNNNNNNNNNNNNNNNNNNNNNNNNNNNNNNNNNNNNNNNNNNNNNNNNNNNNNNNNNNNNNNNNNNNNNNNNNNNNNNNNNNNNNNNNNNNNNNNNNNNNNNNNNNNNNNNNNNNNNNNNNNNNNNNNNNNNNNNNNNNNNNNNNNNNNNNNNNNNNNNNNNNNNNNNNNNNNNNNNNNNNNNNNNNNNNNNNNNNNNNNNNNNNNNNNNNNNNNNNNNNNNNNNNNNNNNNNNNNNNNNNNNNNNNNNNNNNNNNNNNNNNNNNNNNNNNNNNNNNNNNNNNNNNNNNNNNNNNNNNNNNNNNNNNNNNNNNNNNNNNNNNNNNNNNNNNNNNNNNNNNNNNNNNNNNNNNNNNNNNNNNNNNNNNNNNNNNNNNNNNNNNNNNNNNNNNNNNNNNNNNNNNNNNNNNNNNNNNNNNNNNNNNNNNNNNNNNNNNNNNNNNNNNNNNNNNNNNNNNNNNNNNNNNNNNNNNNNNNNNNNNNNNNNNNNNNNNNNNNNNNNNNNNNNNNNNNNNNNNNNNNNNNNNNNNNNNNNNNNNNNNNNNNNNNNNNNNNNNNNNNNNNNNNNNNNNNNNNNNNNNNNNNNNNNNNNNNNNNNNNNNNNNNNNNNNNNNNNNNNNNNNNNNNNNNNNNNNNNNNNNNNNNNNNNNNNNNNNNNNNNNNNNNNNNNNNNNNNNNNNNNNNNNNNNNNNNNNNNNNNNNNNNNNNNNNNNNNNNNNNNNNNNNNNNNNNNNNNNNNNNNNNNNNNNNNNNNNNNNNNNNNNNNNNNNNNNNNNNNNNNNNNNNNNNNNNNNNNNNNNNNNNNNNNNNNNNNNNNNNNNNNNNNNNNNNNNNNNNNNNNNNNNNNNNNNNNNNNNNNNNNNNNNNNNNNNNNNNNNNNNNNNNNNNNNNNNNNNNNNNNNNNNNNNNNNNNNNNNNNNNNNNNNNNNNNNNNNNNNNNNNNNNNNNNNNNNNNNNNNNNNNNNNNNNNNNNNNNNNNNNNNNNNNNNNNNNNNNNNNNNNNNNNNNNNNNNNNNNNNNNNNNNNNNNNNNNNNNNNNNNNNNNNNNNNNNNNNNNNNNNNNNNNNNNNNNNNNNNNNNNNNNNNNNNNNNNNNNNNNNNNNNNNNNNNNNNNNNNNNNNNNNNNNNNNNNNNNNNNNNNNNNNNNNNNNNNNNNNNNNNNNNNNNNNNNNNNNNNNNNNNNNNNNNNNNNNNNNNNNNNNNNNNNNNNNNNNNNNNNNNNNNNNNNNNNNNNNNNNNNNNNNNNNNNNNNNNNNNNNNNNNNNNNNNNNNNNNNNNNNNNNNNNNNNNNNNNNNNNNNNNNNNNNNNNNNNNNNNNNNNNNNNNNNNNNNNNNNNNNNNNNNNNNNNNNNNNNNNNNNNNNNNNNNNNNNNNNNNNNNNNNNNNNNNNNNNNNNNNNNNNNNNNNNNNNNNNNNNNNNNNNNNNNNNNNNNNNNNNNNNNNNNNNNNNNNNNNNNNNNNNNNNNNNNNNNNNNNNNNNNNNNNNNNNNNNNNNNNNNNNNNNNNNNNNNNNNNNNNNNNNNNNNNNNNNNNNNNNNNNNNNNNNNNNNNNNNNNNNNNNNNNNNNNNNNNNNNNNNNNNNNNNNNNNNNNNNNNNNNNNNNNNNNNNNNNNNNNNNNNNNNNNNNNNNNNNNNNNNNNNNNNNNNNNNNNNNNNNNNNNNNNNNNNNNNNNNNNNNNNNNNNNNNNNNNNNNNNNNNNNNNNNNNNNNNNNNNNNNNNNNNNNNNNNNNNNNNNNNNNNNNNNNNNNNNNNNNNNNNNNNNNNNNNNNNNNNNNNNNNNNNNNNNNNNNNNNNNNNNNNNNNNNNNNNNNNNNNNNNNNNNNNNNNNNNNNNNNNNNNNNNNNNNNNNNNNNNNNNNNNNNNNNNNNNNNNNNNNNNNNNNNNNNNNNNNNNNNNNNNNNNNNNNNNNNNNNNNNNNNNNNNNNNNNNNNNNNNNNNNNNNNNNNNNNNNNNNNNNNNNNNNNNNNNNNNNNNNNNNNNNNNNNNNNNNNNNNNNNNNNNNNNNNNNNNNNNNNNNNNNNNNNNNNNNNNNNNNNNNNNNNNNNNNNNNNNNNNNNNNNNNNNNNNNNNNNNNNNNNNNNNNNNNNNNNNNNNNNNNNNNNNNNNNNNNNNNNNNNNNNNNNNNNNNNNNNNNNNNNNNNNNNNNNNNNNNNNNNNNNNNNNNNNNNNNNNNNNNNNNNNNNNNNNNNNNNNNNNNNNNNNNNNNNNNNNNNNNNNNNNNNNNNNNNNNNNNNNNNNNNNNNNNNNNNNNNNNNNNNNNNNNNNNNNNNNNNNNNNNNNNNNNNNNNNNNNNNNNNNNNNNNNNNNNNNNNNNNNNNNNNNNNNNNNNNNNNNNNNNNNNNNNNNNNNNNNNNNNNNNNNNNNNNNNNNNNNNNNNNNNNNNNNNNNNNNNNNNNNNNNNNNNNNNNNNNNNNNNNNNNNNNNNNNNNNNNNNNNNNNNNNNNNNNNNNNNNNNNNNNNNNNNNNNNNNNNNNNNNNNNNNNNNNNNNNNNNNNNNNNNNNNNNNNNNNNNNNNNNNNNNNNNNNNNNNNNNNNNNNNNNNNNNNNNNNNNNNNNNNNNNNNNNNNNNNNNNNNNNNNNNNNNNNNNNNNNNNNNNNNNNNNNNNNNNNNNNNNNNNNNNNNNNNNNNNNNNNNNNNNNNNNNNNNNNNNNNNNNNNNNNNNNNNNNNNNNNNNNNNNNNNNNNNNNNNNNNNNNNNNNNNNNNNNNNNNNNNNNNNNNNNNNNNNNNNNNNNNNNNNNNNNNNNNNNNNNNNNNNNNNNNNNNNNNNNNNNNNNNNNNNNNNNNNNNNNNNNNNNNNNNNNNNNNNNNNNNNNNNNNNNNNNNNNNNNNNNNNNNNNNNNNNNNNNNNNNNNNNNNNNNNNNNNNNNNNNNNNNNNNNNNNNNNNNNNNNNNNNNNNNNNNNNNNNNNNNNNNNNNNNNNNNNNNNNNNNNNNNNNNNNNNNNNNNNNNNNNNNNNNNNNNNNNNNNNNNNNNNNNNNNNNNNNNNNNNNNNNNNNNNNNNNNNNNNNNNNNNNNNNNNNNNNNNNNNNNNNNNNNNNNNNNNNNNNNNNNNNNNNNNNNNNNNNNNNNNNNNNNNNNNNNNNNNNNNNNNNNNNNNNNNNNNNNNNNNNNNNNNNNNNNNNNNNNNNNNNNNNNNNNNNNNNNNNNNNNNNNNNNNNNNNNNNNNNNNNNNNNNNNNNNNNNNNNNNNNNNNNNNNNNNNNNNNNNNNNNNNNNNNNNNNNNNNNNNNNNNNNNNNNNNNNNNNNNNNNNNNNNNNNNNNNNNNNNNNNNNNNNNNNNNNNNNNNNNNNNNNNNNNNNNNNNNNNNNNNNNNNNNNNNNNNNNNNNNNNNNNNNNNNNNNNNNNNNNNNNNNNNNNNNNNNNNNNNNNNNNNNNNNNNNNNNNNNNNNNNNNNNNNNNNNNNNNNNNNNNNNNNNNNNNNNNNNNNNNNNNNNNNNNNNNNNNNNNNNNNNNNNNNNNNNNNNNNNNNNNNNNNN from Camelina sativa cultivar DH55 unplaced genomic scaffold, Cs unpScaffold00694, whole genome shotgun sequence includes these protein-coding regions:
- the LOC104773873 gene encoding uncharacterized protein LOC104773873, translating into MLLGQANKQIEEAKQFAEMTQTLNSYSNDLSNKLESLTSKVKYMESNIDSTSAPTPNQLPGPAIQNPKEFTAKAIHFYEEVVTEESEVQGGEDSSLVEAQSEVAEKLGYEHFKPCNLYIGLADGSKRDVLGLIENFPVKIGEARIPTDFVIMNMDQEPEDPLILGRPFLATAGAVIDVKMGTIKLHLAKDFTMKFDIKNSTYQPTIEGQHFVVERKASSEVFEDGEDPRIKGSAQAKTVQELKESVQVLAGLVKELQGRKGV